One Streptomyces coeruleorubidus DNA segment encodes these proteins:
- a CDS encoding DUF4129 domain-containing protein — MSWAGEVLTSALPRAAIRTLLRAGDTSALSSARSADEPPLTTPRDPAREAARRELSKRMYHEDDPSLFQRALDAFWDWLDKLFNAASTATPGGTLGLLVIILAVVAVLAALWWRLGTPRRQPTSSATLFDDRPRSAADHRAAAEAHAAQGHWSQAVQERMRALVRALEERALLDVRPGRTADEAAAEAGRALPAHTDRLRAAARDFDDVTYGGRSATEQSYHRIAELDRDLERTKPQLAASSAHSTAPHTRQGAAE, encoded by the coding sequence GTGAGCTGGGCGGGGGAAGTCCTCACATCGGCGCTCCCACGCGCCGCCATACGCACGCTGCTGCGCGCCGGCGACACCTCCGCACTGTCGTCGGCACGCTCCGCCGACGAGCCGCCCCTCACCACCCCGCGCGACCCCGCGCGCGAGGCGGCCCGACGCGAGCTGTCGAAGCGGATGTACCACGAGGACGACCCCAGCCTGTTCCAGCGCGCCCTCGACGCCTTCTGGGACTGGCTCGACAAACTGTTCAACGCCGCCTCGACCGCCACACCCGGCGGAACACTCGGCCTGCTCGTCATCATCCTGGCCGTCGTCGCGGTCCTGGCCGCCCTCTGGTGGCGCCTGGGCACCCCACGCCGCCAGCCCACCTCGTCCGCCACCCTGTTCGACGACCGCCCCCGCAGCGCCGCGGACCACCGCGCAGCCGCCGAGGCACACGCCGCCCAGGGCCACTGGAGCCAGGCCGTCCAGGAACGCATGAGGGCCCTCGTCCGCGCCCTGGAGGAACGCGCCCTCCTCGACGTCCGTCCCGGCCGCACCGCCGACGAGGCCGCTGCCGAAGCCGGCCGGGCCCTGCCCGCCCACACCGACCGACTGCGCGCCGCCGCCCGCGACTTCGACGACGTGACGTACGGCGGCCGGTCGGCGACCGAGCAGTCGTACCACCGCATCGCCGAACTCGACCGCGACCTGGAACGCACCAAGCCCCAGCTCGCCGCGAGCAGCGCCCACAGCACGGCCCCCCACACCCGCCAGGGAGCCGCCGAATGA
- a CDS encoding DUF4350 domain-containing protein — MTTEATHPSTSASPTARQVWTRARGIALALVLLLVGAIAIAVIRSDARHGELDPRSADPNGSRAVAELLADRGVDTRVVTTLDEAATAAGPDTTLLVALPDLLSRSQQSRLHNAFADSGGRTVLVASGSASVERLAPGVTADPATSLDSTLSPDCGLPAARRAGTADTGGVRYTTTHLDADTCYPSERLATLLRIPATTGDGDTVVLGAPDILLNDRLDEQGNASLALQLLGSRPHLVWYLPSLSDPSATGTDDERSFFDLLPSGWLWGTLQLFIAAALAALWRARRLGPLVPEKLPVAIRASETAEGRARLYRKADARDRAANALRSTTRTRLAPLTGVPVTQAHTPEALLPALSAHLHGDRRDLRTLLFGPPPSDDAALIALADQLDALEREVRRP; from the coding sequence ATGACCACCGAGGCCACGCACCCGTCCACCTCGGCCTCGCCCACCGCACGCCAGGTATGGACCCGCGCGCGCGGCATCGCGCTCGCCCTCGTGCTGCTCCTGGTGGGAGCCATCGCCATCGCCGTCATCCGCTCCGACGCCCGGCACGGCGAACTCGACCCGCGCTCCGCCGACCCCAACGGCAGCCGCGCCGTCGCCGAACTCCTCGCCGACCGGGGTGTGGACACCCGCGTGGTCACCACCCTGGACGAGGCAGCCACCGCAGCCGGCCCGGACACGACCCTCCTGGTCGCCCTCCCCGACCTGCTGAGCCGCAGTCAGCAGTCCCGTCTGCACAACGCGTTCGCCGACTCCGGCGGCCGTACCGTCCTGGTCGCCTCCGGCAGCGCGTCCGTCGAACGACTCGCCCCCGGCGTCACCGCCGACCCCGCCACCAGCCTCGACTCGACGCTCTCCCCCGACTGCGGCCTGCCCGCCGCCCGGCGCGCGGGCACCGCCGACACGGGCGGCGTCCGCTACACCACCACCCACCTCGACGCCGACACGTGCTACCCGAGCGAGCGTCTGGCCACCCTGCTGCGCATCCCGGCCACGACCGGGGACGGCGACACCGTCGTCCTCGGCGCGCCCGACATCCTCCTCAACGACCGCCTCGACGAGCAGGGCAACGCCTCGCTCGCCCTCCAACTCCTCGGCTCCCGCCCCCATCTGGTCTGGTACCTCCCCTCGCTCTCCGACCCGTCGGCCACCGGCACCGACGACGAACGCAGCTTCTTCGACCTGCTCCCCTCGGGCTGGCTCTGGGGCACCCTGCAACTCTTCATCGCCGCAGCCCTTGCCGCCCTCTGGCGGGCACGCCGGCTCGGCCCCCTCGTGCCCGAAAAACTCCCCGTCGCGATCCGCGCCTCCGAAACCGCCGAAGGCCGAGCACGCCTCTACCGCAAGGCCGATGCCCGCGACCGCGCGGCCAACGCTCTTCGCTCCACCACCCGCACCCGCCTCGCCCCCCTCACAGGCGTCCCCGTCACCCAGGCGCACACGCCCGAGGCTCTGCTACCCGCCCTGTCCGCTCACCTCCACGGCGACCGACGGGACCTGCGCACCCTCCTCTTCGGACCACCGCCCAGCGACGACGCAGCACTCATCGCACTCGCCGACCAACTCGACGCCCTCGAAAGAGAGGTACGCCGTCCATGA
- a CDS encoding AAA family ATPase — protein MDPTTDNAGQTGDPGAARAALEALRAEIAKAVVGQDPAVTGLVVALLCRGHVLLEGVPGVAKTLLVRALASALELDTKRVQFTPDLMPSDVTGSLVYDTRSAEFSFQPGPVFTNLLLADEINRTPPKTQSSLLEAMEERQVTVDGTPRALPDPFLVAATQNPVEYEGTYPLPEAQLDRFLLKLTIPLPSRQDEIDVLTRHAEGFNPRDLHAAGVRPVAGPADLEAARAAVAKTTISPEITAYVVDICRATRESPSLTLGVSPRGATALLATARAWAWLTGRDYVIPDDVKALALPTLRHRVQLRPEAEMEGVTADSVINAILAHVPVPR, from the coding sequence ATGGACCCGACCACTGACAACGCCGGGCAGACCGGGGACCCGGGCGCCGCCCGAGCCGCCCTGGAGGCCCTGCGCGCCGAGATCGCGAAGGCCGTGGTCGGCCAGGACCCCGCCGTGACCGGCCTCGTCGTCGCCCTGCTCTGCCGCGGCCACGTCCTCCTCGAAGGCGTCCCCGGCGTCGCCAAGACCCTCCTGGTCCGCGCTCTCGCCTCCGCCCTCGAACTCGACACCAAGCGCGTCCAGTTCACCCCCGACCTGATGCCCAGCGACGTGACCGGTTCCCTGGTCTACGACACCCGCAGCGCCGAGTTCTCCTTCCAGCCCGGCCCGGTCTTCACCAACCTCCTCCTCGCCGACGAGATCAACCGCACGCCCCCCAAGACCCAGTCGTCCCTCCTGGAAGCCATGGAGGAACGCCAGGTCACGGTCGACGGCACCCCCCGCGCCCTCCCCGACCCGTTCCTGGTCGCAGCGACCCAGAACCCGGTCGAGTACGAAGGCACCTACCCCCTCCCCGAAGCCCAGCTCGACCGCTTCCTCCTGAAACTCACCATCCCCCTCCCCTCCCGCCAGGACGAGATCGACGTCCTCACCCGCCACGCCGAGGGCTTCAACCCACGCGACCTCCACGCCGCCGGCGTACGCCCCGTAGCGGGCCCGGCCGACCTGGAAGCGGCCCGCGCCGCCGTGGCCAAGACGACGATCTCCCCGGAGATCACCGCCTACGTCGTCGACATCTGCCGCGCCACCCGCGAGTCGCCGTCCCTCACTCTCGGCGTCTCCCCCCGAGGCGCCACGGCCCTCCTGGCCACCGCCCGCGCCTGGGCCTGGCTGACAGGCCGCGACTACGTCATCCCCGACGACGTGAAGGCACTCGCCCTTCCCACCCTCCGTCACCGTGTACAACTCCGCCCGGAGGCCGAAATGGAAGGCGTGACAGCCGACTCCGTCATCAACGCGATCCTCGCCCACGTCCCCGTCCCCCGCTGA
- a CDS encoding DUF58 domain-containing protein, with product MALTGRAALLAALGSLPVGIWEPGWTGMLAVNAPLAVACACDFALAAPVRRLGLARSGDTSVRLGDTADVTLTITNPSRRPLRARLRDAWPPSTWQPGTETTASRHRLTVPPGERRRVTTRLRPTRRGDRQADRITIRSYGPLGLFARQGTHKAPWTVRVLPPFTSRKHLPSKLARLRELDGRTSVLIRGQGTEFDSLREYVPGDDTRSIDWRATARQSAVAVRTWRPERDRHILLVLDTGRTSAGRVGDAPRLDASMDAALLLAALASRAGDRVDLLAYDRKVRALVQGRTAGDVLPSLVNAMATLEPELVETNARGLTATALRTAPRRSLIVLLTTLDAAPIEEGLLPVLSQLTQRHTVLLASVADPHITEMAKARGNVDAVYEAAAAAQAQSERHRTAEQLRRHGVTVVDATPDDLAPALADTYLALKAAGRL from the coding sequence ATGGCACTCACCGGACGCGCCGCCCTCCTCGCGGCCCTGGGCTCCCTCCCCGTCGGCATCTGGGAGCCCGGCTGGACGGGCATGCTGGCGGTCAACGCACCCCTGGCCGTGGCCTGCGCCTGCGACTTCGCCCTGGCCGCCCCGGTACGACGTCTGGGCCTCGCCCGCTCCGGCGACACCTCCGTGCGCCTCGGCGACACAGCGGACGTGACCCTGACCATCACCAACCCGTCCCGCCGCCCCCTCCGTGCCCGACTCCGTGACGCCTGGCCCCCGAGCACCTGGCAGCCGGGCACGGAGACCACGGCCTCCCGCCACCGCCTCACGGTCCCCCCGGGCGAACGTCGACGCGTGACGACCCGCCTGCGCCCCACCCGCCGAGGTGACCGCCAGGCCGACCGGATCACCATCCGCTCGTACGGCCCCCTGGGCCTCTTCGCCCGCCAGGGCACCCACAAAGCCCCCTGGACGGTACGCGTCCTGCCCCCGTTCACCAGCCGCAAGCACCTGCCCTCCAAGCTGGCCCGCCTGCGCGAACTGGACGGCCGCACCAGCGTGCTCATCCGCGGCCAGGGCACCGAATTCGACAGCCTGCGCGAGTACGTCCCCGGCGACGACACTCGCTCCATCGACTGGCGCGCCACAGCCCGCCAGTCCGCGGTCGCCGTACGCACCTGGCGCCCGGAACGCGACCGCCACATCCTCCTGGTCCTCGACACCGGCCGCACCTCGGCAGGCCGCGTGGGCGACGCACCCCGCCTCGACGCCTCCATGGACGCGGCCCTGCTCCTCGCAGCGCTGGCCTCCCGCGCCGGCGACCGCGTCGACCTCCTCGCCTACGACCGCAAGGTCCGCGCCCTCGTCCAGGGCCGCACGGCAGGCGACGTTCTTCCGTCCCTGGTCAACGCGATGGCCACGCTCGAACCCGAGCTCGTCGAAACGAACGCACGCGGCCTCACGGCCACAGCCCTGCGCACGGCCCCCCGCCGCTCCCTGATCGTGCTCCTCACCACCCTGGACGCAGCCCCCATCGAAGAGGGCCTCCTCCCGGTCCTCTCCCAGCTCACCCAGCGACACACGGTTCTCCTGGCATCAGTAGCGGACCCGCACATCACTGAAATGGCCAAGGCACGCGGAAACGTCGACGCCGTCTACGAGGCAGCCGCAGCCGCCCAGGCCCAGTCCGAACGTCACCGCACGGCAGAACAACTCCGCCGTCACGGCGTCACAGTGGTGGACGCGACCCCGGACGACCTGGCGCCGGCACTGGCGGACACGTACTTGGCATTGAAAGCGGCCGGACGCCTGTGA